The Anomaloglossus baeobatrachus isolate aAnoBae1 chromosome 4, aAnoBae1.hap1, whole genome shotgun sequence genome contains the following window.
GCCTGGTCACACGGAGACCTGAAGCGTCCGAACTTCGCGGAGCGGTTCTGTCAATCTCAGGTGCTCAGCCACACAGGGGTTTCTACAAAGCATTGTTACTGGGAGGTGGACACAAGCGACACGGGGGCCTGGAGGGTGGGGATGAGCTACGCCAGTGTGGTTAGGAAAAGCTGGGAGGGGTCTGTAGGGAACAATGACCGATCTTGGGCTCTGTGCCGGTGGATCGACAACATGGAGTATGCAGCCATACATAACAGGGCAACCACCCCGATACCCGACAACATCTCCACTCAGAGGTTTGGGATCTATCTAGattatgacaatgggcagctctccTTCTATGCACTGAGTGACCGCGTCATACACTTACACACTTTCTACGCCAATTTCACTGAGCCACTCCATGCCGCCATCTATGTCTGGGACAAAGGGTGTCCTAACGGCTGCTGGGTGCGGATCCGGAGCTACGAGGTGAAATGAAAGATGCGAATAATGGAGAGAACCATCAAGTAATGTGCCCGACTCAGAGACACCTTCATATTAGTCATTACATCaataacaagcctacaacctacaatagccctcagtccagtagaccactgcgcaaccagctctgtcctcacctattgtaccatcacccattccctgtagactgagtcctcgcgggcagggtcctctctcctcctataccagtctgttatgtactgttaatgattgttgtacgtatacc
Protein-coding sequences here:
- the LOC142300926 gene encoding neoverrucotoxin subunit alpha-like, which gives rise to MADSNHSENRNRVQHNMRGTDDIIGRIRDLFRNSRCQLNLLQETIQSEISRYKERMSSSVSDLIQELEELRKSNVPLTALQEMESDGGTGAGLERRLRAVQTVDMGLITAMLHSWLSKMITGILIRINRHEFTDLSLNINTAENHVYISDDMKTAAWSHGDLKRPNFAERFCQSQVLSHTGVSTKHCYWEVDTSDTGAWRVGMSYASVVRKSWEGSVGNNDRSWALCRWIDNMEYAAIHNRATTPIPDNISTQRFGIYLDYDNGQLSFYALSDRVIHLHTFYANFTEPLHAAIYVWDKGCPNGCWVRIRSYEVK